CGGATCATCGCCGCGTACTTACGGCCCCATTTCTCGTCGAGCTCATCCATAGCGATAAGTGCTGCATTCGGGTTGGGCGCGGCATAGATTGGTTTGATGTCGCGCTTCACCGCGTCCCAGTCCTGTCGACCCACCAGCCGGAAAGTGTTTCGGATCAGGTGCACGACGCAGGTTTGGACAATGGTTTGCGGCCACACGTTGGCCACGACCTCCGGGAGTCCTTTGAGGCCGTCGCAGACCAGGAACAGCACGTCACGCACGCCGCGGTTCTTCAGGTCGACCAGCACGCTCATCCAGAACTTCGCGCCCTCACTGCCGACGCCCATCCACAGCCCCAGCACGTCCTTGCAGCCGTCCACGGTGACGCCGATGGCTGCGTAGACCGGCCGGTTGGCGACCTGCCCGTCCCGGACCTTGACGTGGACAGCGTCGATGAACACCGCGGCGTACACCGAATCCAACGGCCGACCAACCCAGTCATTCATCTCGGCGACGACCTTGTCGGTGATCCGCGAGACCGTCTCCTTCGATACTGACGCCCCATAGATGTCAGCGAAATGTGCGGAAACCTCCCCGGTCGTCATCCCTTTCGCATACAGCGACAGTACGACCTCGTCGACATCTGTGAGGCGCCGCTGACGCTTCTTCACGATCTGCGGCTCGAAAGTGCTGGCCCTGTCTCTCGGAACGTCGATCTCCACGTCACCCGCGGCATCCGAGAGAACCGTCTTCGAGCGGGACCCGTTCCGCACGTTGGTGGATTCCCGG
This portion of the Pseudonocardia sp. HH130629-09 genome encodes:
- a CDS encoding IS256 family transposase, with the protein product MVAEAKARGLALTGPDGLLKLFTKNVLETALNEEMTEHLGHDKNRADPGRESTNVRNGSRSKTVLSDAAGDVEIDVPRDRASTFEPQIVKKRQRRLTDVDEVVLSLYAKGMTTGEVSAHFADIYGASVSKETVSRITDKVVAEMNDWVGRPLDSVYAAVFIDAVHVKVRDGQVANRPVYAAIGVTVDGCKDVLGLWMGVGSEGAKFWMSVLVDLKNRGVRDVLFLVCDGLKGLPEVVANVWPQTIVQTCVVHLIRNTFRLVGRQDWDAVKRDIKPIYAAPNPNAALIAMDELDEKWGRKYAAMIRLWRNAWEEFVPFLDYDVEIRRVICSTNAIESLNARYRRAVRARGHFPTEQAAMKCLYLVTRSLDPTGTGRTRWTMRWKPVINAFAITFGDRWPGAETY